Within Trichoderma atroviride chromosome 2, complete sequence, the genomic segment ATACCGGTCGGGGCTTCtcagaggaggaaaaggctCTCATATTCAAGCCTTTTAGTCAGATCGACGAGAGCAGTACCAGACAGCACGGCGGCAGTGGACTTGGCCTAGTTATCTCGAGGCAGCTTGTTGAGCTTCATGGGGGCAAGATGGAGGGAACGGCTGTCATGGGCAAGGGTTCAACGTTCACATTCACAACCCGTTGCGCGCTACCTACAATCGAAGATCAGCCTCCGGTGCCCAGCAGCCCCGGCTCAACAGCGACTGCTGTACcttcggcggcagcagcagcagatgaaaCTGAACGGCCTAGCGATCCCACGGTGACTTTTATTCCGACTCAGCACGCGCATGGCGGAGACGAAGCCGGCCTTGCGAATGTGGAATTCGTTTCCCCTGGAGGTGACTCAACTGGGAGCTCCAGCCAGTCTGCCCACTCTGGCCAATCGCTCATTACGGATAGGTCGTCGATAACGTCGATGAACACGGGACTGGCTCGTTTTAGCGAGGCTGCTAAAGCCAGCGGCCAAGACCTGTCGCAAATGAAGCTTGAGATGCCATCCGATCGCAGCTCAGTAACACGAAGCGTGACGCCAGAGAAGCTCCCATCTGAGGCGTTCCGCCCGCCAATGTATCTGATACTGATTATTTGCCCCCAGACACACAGTCGCGAAGCTACTGCACAGCACATTGAGATGACCCTACCAAAGGATGTGCCTCATCAAATAACTGCTGTCGGCAGCGTCGAAGAGGCCGAAAAGTTCATCGGAGGCGATGACCCAATCCGGTTCTCTCATATTGTCATCAATCTAGGCGAAGCAGAGGCAGTCATCAGTGTCATGGATCAAATCACCAAATCTCAAAAGATGGACAGCACAATGATTTTGATCCTTTCAGACTCCGTTCAGCGCCAGGCTGTGATGAGATACGCATCTGGAACCAAATATGAGAAACTCTTTTCAGAGAAGCTGGTCAATTTCATCTATAAGCCTGTCAAACCGTCACGCTTTGCTGTCATCTTCGATCCAGACAAGATACGGGATTTGAGCACGGACTGGAATAGATCCACCgcgcagcagatgctggagaGCCAAAAGGCCAGCTCCTTGGATCTTCAAAAGCGTATGGGCAATAAGGGCTACCGAATTCTCCTGGTGGAAGATAATCCAGTCAACCAGAAAGTGATGATGAAATTCCTCAAGAAAGTTGGCCTCGATGTGGACATTGCAGTGGACGGAGAGGAGTGTTTAGATCGAGCCTTATCGAGGCCGCATAGCTATTACTCTCTCATACTGGTAAGCTTGATAAACTCTTTTTCAATTTCTCTTTTGTGATTGTAtgatttttctctttggctAACACATGACGCAGTGTGATCTACATATGCCACGCAAAGATGGCTACCAGGCCTGCCGCGAACTTCGCGAGTGGGAATTGTTGGGTAATTATCCAGCGATGCCCATCATTGCCCTTTCTGCAAACGTCATGTCGGATGTCCAAGAGAAGTGCATTGCAGCTGGATTCAGCGATTACGTGACGAAGCCTGTGGACTTTATTGATCTCAGCAGAGCTATGGCGCGATTTTTCTGATCATAACAGCTTGCTGTTGGATGACCttatctttcttttttctcttactTCTTATAAACTTGGTTCACCTCTGACTTCATTCTACTACAATGAAGAGTCAAGGgaccccctccccccccctttctttttattgACGGTGATTGGTGGCTTTTTAGAGGGTGTACTGGCGAAATATTTCATTTTTTGCCCCctagctcttcttcttctcccttcctttcttttctggctCTTCATAATTAGGCTGGATGGAACCCGAAGAGCCAGGCAATTTTGTGATACCACATTATACAGCAAGCACCACCATGCCTTGGGGATTCTTTCAACATGTTTTTGATCACCCGAAACAATTTCTACGGTACTCATGAGGTCGAGATGGCAAGACGGAAAGGGGTTTATGTTTCGCTGTTTGGTATTTTTTATTCCatgttgttttctttttagctGCTTTTCCCTCACCCTGTTCTTAGCGCTGAGCATCAGAATGGCAAGACAGAGGCAAAGACTAGGGAGGCATTTTTTAGGGCAAAGGCTaggcaaagacaaaggcatATGTTTACATAAAGGACTTAGGAATGGATGGAGCCTGATTTGTTTTATATGCTCGAGGCAAGCGAGGCATGTAGGGTCGCAGCGACAGCTCTGGCGTGCAAAAATGGCtgcgtgtttttttttttttttgatgtCTTCTTTACTACTTACTCTGTTGATATTATGGGGTTTATTTAGCCTCGATCCCCAaattctccttttttcccacccattcattttcttcttcgtcctcttcaactttcttctttttagcCTTGTCGGCGTGTGTGTTGTGTTGTGTTATGTTGTGCTATGTTGTGTGGTGTTGCTTGATTTGGGTTTGTGCACTAACATAATCATCTAATCATtgtggccttttttttgctttcaatacggaaaaaaggagagaaaagaatgagGGTAGGgcctattattatttttcttcaatttctaATTGTGATGGGATTTTGGGTTGGCTTGGAAAAGGTATGGGATGAACAGATGGGACGGGTCAAGGAGGAatacaaaaacaaaaacaaaggggggaaaaaaaggattgGGATCGACCAAGGAAATTCGATCTCTGCGTATTCCCAcatgtttattttcttctctgaCAAGCTAATATAGAACAACTAAGTACTCAGTGGATTATAAGGGAAAGTAATAAGAGTTGTTTTAGCAAAGTGTTAGTAACAAAAAAGATAGCTGGCTGAAGCCTCgaattggaaaaagaaatcatgtTTTGTCAATGGTGAGGATCAAATAAGTAACCGGCGTCATCCAGTCCAGTCACATTCATAGAGCTCTATATAGAGGCAAAGCTTCTCAAAAAGACATCAAAGGTGAACACAATATTTCATAAAACAATCAAACTCAGTGCAGCCCAACGCTTTTATTTTCATTTATACAGCCAGGAAATCCGGTCTATATAGTGGTAtccaacaaaaaagaaagaaagaaaacaaatgTTGATATCGCTTCGTCTGTTGCGCTTATTCAAGGAAGTTGTCTCATATCCTCCCTTCACCTTTTCAGTATACGCTTCCTCTGATGCTTCTGTCCTCTTTCTCAGCCTGATCTAAATCTTCCAACTTGGGGTCTGCGGCACTGCTGTGTGGTTCAGGTTCATCTCCAAGGCGATTGGCCAGTCCCGTACCGGGATGGGTGCGAGAATCTATGGAGCCCATGCGACGGCGTGTGGTCTCGCCATCTGAAGCATCAGAATCGCTTCCTGCAATAGAGGGATGGCCTGAATATGTACCACCACCATCTCGGCCAATATGCATGTGGGTGGCTTTGATGTGGCGTATGCGGTCCTCTGCCGTGATGAAGGAGGGCGTGCCGTCAGGAGAAGAGACGGTCCCATCAATGGCCCGCGCCAAATCAATGTgaaccttcttcttcttttctcttggaaTTTCCTTTGACGATTCTTCGCCGTCTGCGTCCCCTTCATCGGAGCCATTGGTCGATTTATGTCGTTGTAATCTCCTTATGGCCAGATTTGTGCCACTACTGCCATGGGTAGTCTTTTCAACTTGCTGCGGCAGGTTTTCTGGCGCTCGATGGCTCTCATAATGAGCAGCATGATTACAGCCATTGGGACAGCCTCCCCAACGACGTGTAACAACAAAGCTCCTGGTCTGCGCCAATTTGACCTCGTCCTTGGCGCCTTTGTCAGCCTTGTCGGCCTTGCCTTCTAcgcccttctccttctctttttccttgattTGCTGTTCTTCGCGTTCTCTACGCAGTTCTGACCAGGTACGCAAATTGTTCTCCAAGAGATATTTGCTATTGTCTTGCTTGCGCATAATGAGAAACTCGCAGTGATTCACATTTCGAAGGTCCTCGAAATACTCGACCGAGAAATGATACCACTTCATGAGGAAAACACGGGACATGAGGCCATGAGTGACTGAACAATCGAGTTAGTACTGCGATGATgcgtagaaaaaaaaaaagtcccaATTTGGGGACGCCAGAATGAAAACTCACCCAAGACGCATACGCTGGCAAAGTCATCTTCTCCAAACTGACGCCACAAGCTCTCGTTGAAGCCACTAACACGGTCGTAGGCATCTGCAGCGCTCTCTCCGTTGGGTATACGATAGAAGAAGTGGCCATAGTCGGCTCTCTCCTGCCACATGCGCTCCATTTCAGCGCTACATGGCTGGAAATTCCCAAAATCTTGCTCGCGCAAACGGGGCTCCTCGTAGACTTTGATGTTGGACCGGCGGTACGGCGAGGGCCCGGGATCGTCCGAGGTCAAGGTGGACAAGATGCCCTCGGTGGTCTCTCGTGTGCGGCGATACGGCGACGTGAAGAAGTGGAGGGTGTCGTCTGGCCGGAGCAGCTTGCGCAGGCGGCGGCCGGCTTCATGGGCCTGGGCCCAGCCATCCTGCGTGAGCTTGACACGGTGATCGGGGATTGTCTGGTGGATGTCGCGGTTCTCTGGCACGGGCGGTCAGGTCAGCAGGAGGGGAGATGCAGACGGAAGCTGAATGACGACGTACTGTTGCCCTCGGACTGGGCATggcggatgaggatgatCAATCGCGGCTTGGCCATGGTGGGAGCTCTGCGCACGTGCGGCTTGAGATGCTGAGGCTCAAGATGGGAAACCAAATCGATCGATCGATCAACGGAATAAGCAGATACTAATAGGCTGCCGGTCCGGTGGTGGGGGCCGCTGGTGCGTTTGGCAGGCCTGCTGGTGGGATGATATTCTGGTCGCTGCTGCGTTTCAACTGCCGGAGCCAAAACACCCCCTGTCCCGAAATCGGGCGGCtcagagagacagagagatgAAAGGATGAAGACTGAGGGGAGTCGACAAGATGGACGCCCGTATCTTGGGTGAGCCgtgaatgatgaagaatagAGATGGAAAAAAGCAGGAGACGGATATCGATGGGTGGAAGGTTGTAAATTATGAAGGTTACGTTGGAGGCGCCATGGCAGTAAGGTGCGAGTGGCGGCTTATAATAGGTACAAGGATACACGTAGCGATCCCCGTTTTACAGTGATTCATCAACTCTACAAAAGTACAACTTGGAGCACAGGGCTAGCAAAGCCTGCTGAACATGTGCCAGTAGAGCACCTGGCCTGAGTTTGCCTCATAGTGGAGAGAAGACAACTGCATGGTCTCCTAGCCGAGCTCCTTGAAACCTTCAACTCAGGGCGATAGAACCGAATGGCTGGATTAGAAAGCAACAACGCTGCTAAACAGTGAAGAGCAAGCAAAGAGCGTGTGGCGCAGCCTGAGCCATTCCGCCACTGTAGCCTCTGCTTGACTTTAGCCTGCCAGAACATTTTGGATGCAAAGTTTCGGGGCCTTTTAAGATGTCATCCAATCGCTAAACTCGCGTCCCATGTTGATTGGCAATGAATTCTTCCAAAGAAAGAATGCCTCTAGTCAGAACATAGAGGcgactctttctctctcgaGCTTGTTCCGATGCCATGTGTATTTGTCACCACTTCTATCCCCGTTCAGGCAACGCACAATCGCCCAGATCTCGGCTTAtggcatcgcatcgcatctaAGCAAATCAGTCAATGCTACCGTAAACTTGTAAAATGGCCCCTCCAGTCCCCGGTTtaaggctgctgctgctgcacttGGTTTAGTGccctgctggcggcggctgcagcCTGCTAAGGCTTATACGGTTTGGTACAGTATGTATTTGAACGCTGCCGAATAATTTTTGGCAGCGCAGCCTCAAATCCAAGCGTTGATGACTCTGTAAAGCTCCGACGCTCAAGGGCAAATTCGACATTGGCTCTACGGCCTGCAGTGCCAATTCATTCTTCGGCTCTGTGTGCATCCATCTTCTGCCATTATACTGCATTGAGCAAAATacttttctcttgttcttccatTCTCTCGCGCTcattcatctctctcttctgtcgCATATCGCGTCGCAATCGCATTCGACGTCCACGCAGAACTCAACTCCTCTACACCACAACTACAAACTACAAACCACAACTAACAATCCTTGAACATCGACTACTCTCATCCGCCATGTCTGCCGAAGGCCCCGAATCCATCCCCACCTCCGCCGACCCTCGCTCCAAGCGCCCGACCAAGAAACGCGCCCTCACCCCCGGCTCCGCCCAAGCCGCCTCCCTCGAcgccctcttcgccaaaCCCGACCAGGAGATCCGCGTCCCTCCGCCAGCGTCTTCCCTCGAAGGGGGCAGACGGCGGCCCCCGCCCCCAGAGATTGTTAGCAACGTCCAGGGCTCCAGCGCCGGTGCCGGCTCCGGCGAGTTCCACGTCTACAAGGCGGCCCGAAGGCGAGAGTATGAGCGGCTGAGGgagatggacgaggaggTCAAGAGGGAGCGCGACCAGGTCGATTTCGAAAAGGGCAAGACGGAGAAGGATCGCAAGGACGaggagaggacgaggaagaacCGCGAGAAGAGGGACAAGGCGAAAGCTCgaaaggcgaagaagggcaagggagGCGGGGGGGAATGACGATAACGCAAAGGATACCgatggcaacggcagcaagACATCAGCGGTGGCTACACCAAATGGAGGTTCTCAGGAAAACGAAAAATTGAGCAAGGATGAAAACGGAACCGAGAGAAATGGTACTGAGAAACCAGCCTCAGAACCTGTTGGACTTGTCATCCACGACGATGACTAAAAATGAAGAGCAGGGAAAGCAAATAGGAGAGTTGCTCCGAAATTGTTTCTTTTGACAGTTTGGTGGTAACTTGTAATAATATACTAGATAGAAGCAGTGATACCCGTATAGAGTGCCATTTCATAGATCTATGCgtcgccttttctttttttccagcgGCTCGTAGTTAATACCATTGtctatttttttaaatataatttgGTCCCCTTTTAGATTCGTCTGAAAATGCTCCCACGTCCGTCCCAGCCAAGGGCTAGAACAGGGTatggccttttccaagcAAATCTGGCGTGCCGTCCGCCCAGATCAAGGCTTCTCAGGACAGTATCTATCtgcccctcttcctctcttatACCAGAATTCCAGCTCGTTACTCATCACCGCCTCCAACTCCGGGAGCGGCACCCTGCTGCAGCGTCTTGGCACTGCAGATATCGTCTACTCTTAGCAATAAACAGGCGGCCTAATAGTCACACAAGAGTTAGTACGAATTGCTCTAATTCGAGGGGATAGGGGAGTCGGGTGGACATCATGGAAGCATACCTCGATAGCAGTCTTTAGGCTCTGCAGCTTAATAGCCTCAGGCTCCCATACGCCGTACTCGTTCATGTCCGCAATGGCGCCGGTATCACCGTTGACACCGAATGAGCTCTTACCCTCAGCTTGCTTGGCGCGCAGCTCGGTCAACACACGGACGGGAGACTTGCCGGCGTTCTGCACCAGCGTCCTGGGAATCACCTCTAGTGCGTCAGCAATAGCCTTGTACGGCCACTGCGCGACTCCCTCTacgcccttggccttctGAGCCAGTCGGACAGAGACGGCCATCTCGGTGGCGCCACCGCCAGGTGATAACCGAGGGTGGAACACGACATTTCGGGCAACGCCCATGGCATCCTGAAGATTTCGCTCAATCTCGTTGAGGACATCCTTTGAGGGGCCACGAAGCAAGATTGTGCAGGCCTTGGGGTCCTCGCACTTGGTGAGGAAAGTGAAGTACTCGTCACcaatcttctcaatctcaaaCAGACCACATCGAGTACCGACGTCTGCCTCCTGAAGGTCCTCTATTCTGTTGACAATGGTGGCACCCGTAGCGCGGGCTATTCTGTTGTTGTCTGTCTTACGGACTCGGCGAAGGGCTGTGATGTTGGCCTTCATTAGGTAGTGCTGGGCCAGATCTGAAGGAATGGTTAGCTTAGGCTACATCTTTGGGATGGCTGATGGTCATCTGTCGAGTCACTTACCAGAAACACCCTTTTCGGTAATGACCAAGTCGGGCTTAacagccaagatggcatcgcACATAATCTTGATCTGCTCCTCCTCAATCTGCAAAATTCGGTTCCAGTCTTCCTCCTTTGAGATTTCAATGTTTGTCTGTGATTCACCCTTCTTGTACTCCAGAGGGCAGTCCAGAAGGACGATTCGGGGGTTCTCGATGCGTCGGCGCATCTTGGGGTGCGTAATGTCCTTGTTGAGCATGAGTCCGTCCAGAACCCTGCTGTCCTCAATCTCGCCACCAGGAACTTTCTCGACACGCGCATATCGCTTAATGTCCACCTCGgtcttgccattgccagcttCCCATGTAACGGTTCGCACGGCCTTTAGAGCAAGGGAGCACATCTGGTCCATCCATCGGGAGACAAACTTGGTACCGatcgaggaggagatgagtttggccatggcatcgtcgtcgttgacATCGATCGGCAGGGAGATCTCGTCGATGATATCGATGGCATCCTTCAGCGCACGCTTGAAAGCGGAAATGATGACCACGGGGTGGATGTTGCGCTCGAGTTGAGGAAGAGCCTGGGCTAGGATTTCACCGGCTATGTCAAGTCAGCATCAATTCTTTGTCGCTTCAGCTTGCCcctcccttttctcccctccttcctctgcttccccctttttttcttccccccATATATCTGTTGGGCCACGTCTGCGAGAagtgggaaaaaagagagtcGAACATACCTAGAATAATAACAGTGGTTGTACCATCGCCGACTTCTTCGTCCTGTGTCCGGCTGAGCTCGATCATGCTCTTGGCGGCGGGGTGGGAGACTTCGATTTCTCGGAGGATAGCGTGGCCGTCGTTGGTCAGGACGATACCGCCCATGGGAtcgagcagcatcttcagcatgGCCTTGGGTCCGAGACATGATCGAATGATGTCGGCAACGCTAGATTGGAAGCATCGAGTCAGTTGGGCTGCACAGCctgatggaggagatgggagCAGAAGCATACGTCTTGGCGGCAGCAATGTTGGACATCTGAGCTCTCCTTCCAGTCTGCCTCTCACCGCTATTGGTGTCTGCGAGACAATGCGTTAGCTTGCAAACACTCTCCTCAGCTGCAGAAGGCCGAGGGCCATCTCGATTCGCCTGCCGGGACGAAGCCAGCGATGCTGTTCTGGCAGATGGGCAAGGTAGATGTCAGGTATACACACTCATAACCAACACAGGGGCCTGCATGGTGGGCTTTGTTTCTGTCTGCGAGCGGATAAAACGGGGCTTTGGTGATGGGACGCGTAGATGGCACCTCTAGGGAGCTTTGGATCAGATTCGGCACGCctccagaagctgcttttCGGAGTCAGGGACCGGCAGAGGCTCGAGGCAGCTTTTGAGGTTGTGGAAGCGGTGGTTTGGAGGGGCGCACACTAGAAAAGTTCCCACGACGCCTGGCCTTTGGTGGGGAGGCTGCAGTGCTGTAAGCTCCAGGCCAAAAGGATCTGGTGCAATGTTAACCCGGCCCGCCAAGGGGTAGCAAGTAGCGGTACTTGGACTTGCCCCACGTTGGACGTTATACGGGTGCCTACATCAGTAACAATCCCGGATACATTTATAAACAAAACTCAAAAGAGAAGTATCAAGTAATACCTGACGAATCTGTTCTTGTAGACGCAAGTAGGATACAGATATTCCAACGTGGCAACATACAATGGTAGACATACAGATGGCAATCACCCATTACCCCCCCTGTCAAGTAACGGTACTTTTAGCCTCTCCCAAGTTCTCAACTGGACATTTGTCATCGACGTCGTGCCAATCAAAAGGCTGTATCAGCACTTCCTTTACCCAACCAGGCATATATGACTTCGTGTATAGATGAGAATAATTCAACAGAATCAGTATGCTGAGAATATCCAGCATTAGCGTTCTACGATTGTAACATACGTGCTACTAAACTAGGACATGCCTGATTCACATGATCATCTCGGTcacatcgtcctcgtcggcaGTGTTAATGTCCACTCTAGTAGCGATACTTGATGATATGATGTGGCAAAGCAAGTCGATTCATTCATAGACAAGAATAAAATCTTTTAGAAAGATACATGGTTGAAAGTATAACCGGACCTGGAAGCAGCTGCAACGGCATAGCGAACTTTCTCAAGTTTTCCATCAAAAGCCAAGAGTTATTGCTGAGAGGCTTGAAGGAACATTGCGATTCGGAGGCCGGTTTTGATGAGAGCCTCGTGATTGTCTTCATTACTAAGAAACACAATGTTTTCGATACCACGGCTCTTCTTGAAGCAAGCCGTCAAAGCGAGTTCTCGGGGTAATTCAAGGGACACGGTGGGGGGGGGCTGTGACTATCAGGGCCTATTCGGTATTCAATAATGAAGtgatgaagaacaagagagTTATTACAAAGCCAACAGAGCCAGCATACcccaaacaaaacaaatacCATCTATTAATACGCCCTATCAATCCTCCAAATGCACTTCTTGGTTCAGATTCGAAGGCAGCCGGACGCCGCCACCACTTGATCGTTTAGGCTGCTCAGGCTGTTCAGGAGGGACAGTAACCCATCCAACCCCCGGCTTCGAAAACGCATATATGAGGCACGAATTGGTCGCCATATCCCCCTGAATATTATCCC encodes:
- a CDS encoding uncharacterized protein (EggNog:ENOG41), with the protein product MAKPRLIILIRHAQSEGNKNRDIHQTIPDHRVKLTQDGWAQAHEAGRRLRKLLRPDDTLHFFTSPYRRTRETTEGILSTLTSDDPGPSPYRRSNIKVYEEPRLREQDFGNFQPCSAEMERMWQERADYGHFFYRIPNGESAADAYDRVSGFNESLWRQFGEDDFASVCVLVTHGLMSRVFLMKWYHFSVEYFEDLRNVNHCEFLIMRKQDNSKYLLENNLRTWSELRREREEQQIKEKEKEKGVEGKADKADKGAKDEVKLAQTRSFVVTRRWGGCPNGCNHAAHYESHRAPENLPQQVEKTTHGSSGTNLAIRRLQRHKSTNGSDEGDADGEESSKEIPREKKKKVHIDLARAIDGTVSSPDGTPSFITAEDRIRHIKATHMHIGRDGGGTYSGHPSIAGSDSDASDGETTRRRMGSIDSRTHPGTGLANRLGDEPEPHSSAADPKLEDLDQAEKEDRSIRGSVY
- a CDS encoding uncharacterized protein (EggNog:ENOG41); translation: MSAEGPESIPTSADPRSKRPTKKRALTPGSAQAASLDALFAKPDQEIRVPPPASSLEGGRRRPPPPEIVSNVQGSSAGAGSGEFHVYKAARRREYERLREMDEEVKRERDQVDFEKGKTEKDRKDEERTRKNREKRDKAKARKAKKGKGGGGE
- a CDS encoding uncharacterized protein (BUSCO:EOG092D1BFC) is translated as MQAPVLVMNTNSGERQTGRRAQMSNIAAAKTVADIIRSCLGPKAMLKMLLDPMGGIVLTNDGHAILREIEVSHPAAKSMIELSRTQDEEVGDGTTTVIILAGEILAQALPQLERNIHPVVIISAFKRALKDAIDIIDEISLPIDVNDDDAMAKLISSSIGTKFVSRWMDQMCSLALKAVRTVTWEAGNGKTEVDIKRYARVEKVPGGEIEDSRVLDGLMLNKDITHPKMRRRIENPRIVLLDCPLEYKKGESQTNIEISKEEDWNRILQIEEEQIKIMCDAILAVKPDLVITEKGVSDLAQHYLMKANITALRRVRKTDNNRIARATGATIVNRIEDLQEADVGTRCGLFEIEKIGDEYFTFLTKCEDPKACTILLRGPSKDVLNEIERNLQDAMGVARNVVFHPRLSPGGGATEMAVSVRLAQKAKGVEGVAQWPYKAIADALEVIPRTLVQNAGKSPVRVLTELRAKQAEGKSSFGVNGDTGAIADMNEYGVWEPEAIKLQSLKTAIEAACLLLRVDDICSAKTLQQGAAPGVGGGDE